TTACAGCTacattttaaaatctgtattGATCCATTGACATTTAGCTACAGAAACATGGATCCTATTAAACCTGTTTTAATGACATTTCTtatttacaacttttttttatagataAACAGCAAAGGTTCCTGGAATCTATGCTAACTTATTTGTCAGAGTGCTAAATAAAACATAGGTTGTCCGATATTGAATCCATTCATTTTTGTTGCACTGCTGATTCAGCTGGTAACCTGGTTTGAAAAGTTCTGAAGCACTGATCCAGATGGATCCAGTATACAGCACATCATGTGTATGAAATAACACTTTGAGCAGGAGATGCATTTTCAAGGAAGTTTTCAGGTAGAGAGTATCCAAAGAGCTTGAAATCCAGCTCATAAATTTCATAGAGTTTTCTTCTCCATTCGAAGGGTATTTTAGTAAACCAGTCGTTTATCCAGCTCTCTTCTGTTCTGTTGCTGGGGCTCTGTGGGAATTGGATGATGTGGTCGACTTTGAGGAAGTGCAGCAGATGTTGTGCATCCTCGTTCATGGTTTCCATTTTCCCAACAAAATCATATTCAATCTGGCACGGATGGCACAGGTAATACATCTGCCTCCAGTGCTCCTGAAAGGCGAGGCTGTAATAATCTGGAAGGTCCACAATGTAGTGGATGAACTCGGAGAATGTTGGACGTATACCTGCTGCATGAGCACGCTCCGCGCTGGCTGGCGGTGAAATTTTCCTGTACCTCTTCATGATAGGAACAGCGAGGTAGTTGTAAAAGTAgtcatttttcttttcaaatttgTCCCTGTAGGCAGAAATGAGCCTGACAAAAGGGTGCCTGACAAACAGGAACTTTTTATACTTCTTGATCTTCTTGTTCATCACATTCCTGTGGGACCTGTTGAGATAGACAACACTGTTGCCATGAATTTGGTCTCTGGGAATGTCCGAGTGATTTTTGTAGGGAACGCCGTTCACCTTCAAGCTCTCGCTCAGGAAAATCATGATGCTTTTCCACTCTGTACATGCAACCTTTGGAATGTAACAGTAGATTATTCCATGCCGGTCATCCACAATGAGGTTTGACAACTGATCATGTGGAATGTCGTTAAGTGTGGCTCTTTTTAAAAAGCCTAAAGACGCACTGCGGCTGCACAGGTTGTGAATCAACTTCTTTCTGGCATACTGTGTGTATTGCAGATCCAGTACCTTGGGACTAGCGTGCCTCATGCTCCTCACAAACGCATCCTCAGATTCCTTGGTCTCCAGATCCTTGTTCAGTGCTGCAGGTCCAGTGGTCTCCAGACTGTACGTTCCGTATGTGGACTCAAACTGGTCTTGATGCTGGTTTGAACACTGTTGTAAAGTGATAACATGTTCAGAGTTGAAAGAAAACTTGTTTATTCCAACATCTAAATTCCaaaaaaccacaaaaaccagCGAGAAAGATCCCAGGCAAAAGAAAAGCTGTACAAATCTTGGCATATTCATTGCTTCACCAGACGCTGAATATGAATGAACAAAATAGCAGGGCCTCAGGGATGTACAAGTTCACTGGAAAATAATCCGTTTTAGGGGTGGCGGTCTTCCTCATGATATGTCAACCGTTGACCTTACTGGTTCTGAACATGATACGTAACTTTTCAAATCTATTTATGTCTAAATCTCACCAACATTTAACTTAACTAATCTCAGCAGCAAATGTTTAAGATACATCCAAATCGCGTATACAAAAACTTCAAACTGACTGCTCCGCCAGTGCTAATGCTGGTGGGAAACTAGTTCAATGGGCAAGGAGTCTATTGTTCTCCCATAGCCTGTAGCAACTTCAGCTTGAAGAATGAAGAAAGTAAGTTGAATAGAAAGAAGAGAAGACAGTAATACAGTCATGTCAGTACTGGGCTTTTAATgatgtatttagattttttttctaatgaagaaTAAGTTACAACTTACatttgaaaggaaaaaaaaacagattgtagTGCATAACGTATCCTAAATAATAATAAGCTAATTCTGCCCATCTTTACTTCTGAGAGCCAATCTGTATTTGTACCACGTACTGGTTCAGCCTTTGCACCAGTCCTAAATGTTTTTGAATGAGTTTAAGGTTTTTAGTAAGATGGTAAAATGTCTCAATATCTGATATCATTGCTGCCCAATGacaaacatgtatctccaaaacaccactgtaaaacagtttatttcaggtaacttTTAGATAGTTTTATTTTTCCCAAggtatgcagtaaaaaaaaagaataaaagaattgTGTTcaatgagatttgcaaatcattgcattctctttctatttaaagaattatttttttataggcTGTGGCCACGTGCCATTTccttctctttcctttctctgtTTCATTCTGTTGCAtaacaataaacaaatataaaccaattttatataaacaaataaatgtaaaacaataaacaaagatGACAAGTAAGGAAGTAGAACTACTGCACTACTGTCCATTTAAGTACTCAAATGCTGTAACTGTGTCTGCTGGAGTATTATTTCCTTCTTCTACTTCCACTTTTAACacaagtttaatacttttacccTGATAAACATTTAAATGCTGCATCATTATAATTAATAGCAATTATAATAATCATTTCAAACGCACATTGTTAGATAACAGATGATTTGTCATCGGGTTTGAtaaagctgctcatcattgagtgagtttgctgcatttaagcagagctgaacacaatcaacTAGCAGCGGTTATACATCTAATCTGTTACATCACCTAAAGCAATTTCgatacatacaatattttccttattctgtCTGAAGtgcttttatagcttatgttgtaactaagttatttatagctGATAAAgtctataggtttgtttatttaatggggATGTCCTGTTCCTCTTatgtatatgaaggctttttgtattctttaTCCTTGTTAAagcacttatttattcatttaaagttttaaactgttaaattggtttacaaaagaataagaagctctgcctctgttgtaatttaaagttatttatattggtaataggtatataggttataggtttatgttttacaaggatatcatgtttttattttgctatatgcaaataaaattgagcattgatttattttgaccatttttatttctgaagtattatatagtttttgtaaGGATTCTTAGTTTtttatatcaatataaatactttgaaggttTTTtggaggccttcaaagtattcaTATTGATATCGAACTTATATTGAATCGACCGAAATGAAggaatatatcgcaatataaatTTTTGCCATTTCGTCCAGCactacttcaacaagacaacgaccctcaaaatctactaaagcattcatacagAAGAACatgtacaacgttctggaatgatcatctcagtccccagacctgaatattattaaaatctgtggtgtgatttatagcgggctgttcatgatcagaaaccatcaaacctgactgaactggagatgatttgtaaagaagaatgatccaaaatccAGACTCTCAAtgaaagctataggaagagtttagaggctgttatttatttgcaaaatgaggatttaataaatattgatgtcatttttctgtttttatgcacctgcctaatttagtttaaagaattattgcacactttctgtaaacctataaactttatttcacgtctcagatatcactgtgtttgtctgctatatgatatatttaactgaaatagctaTAAAcctatgatttataaaggaaaatcatgaaaatgaccaggggtgcccaaacttttacgTACCACtgtcaggaatgacccaggcagggtgaggAGGaaagcggacgcaagtgcaggtaagggcgaaataaataaataattgattaaataaataacaaagaaacaaggaataagtaacatgaaacaaagatacacaaataaccataaaccaaaacaaacgagagaaaccagagaacataaattaaacaaactagatagataataacaaacaaacaaaccaggagtaaataaacaaagaaacaaacaaggcactgaataaatacaaaactaaacaaggcagggatatatatacagggaaataacaaggaactaaacactaagcagggatctggggaaacgaggaagaaacaagaaactagaaaactaaacaagaaataaatactgagcaagaactagggctatgaaacgcggagaaacacagagagacaaggagcgacaaaacaacagaggatggtgcaaagaccgacgaggcacaagtggcagaggagggctatttaaacaaacaggaaacacactagaagtggaaactcctggggaaggggcggagctacaaatgagacacgtggtggaaaagtactgagacgggagacacaggggagcacaggtcacgtggggaagacacacagagacacgagacgaggccaagacgtgacaaccACTGTACATGCCTGACATTGACAAATCCccaacatttaattacatttaactttaaataaaataggTGATCAGTACTGGAGGTAATCTTGAACACAACTTTATAACATAAGTTGGGGGGGCACAGGGATTTAAATACATAGCTAAGACATTataatgaaaatgtttaaaaaaactcaATGTCAATCCTCTCGCCACACTGAGAATTCCTGTATTTTTGGACCACCTGTGTTTTATGTCTTGTTAGCTTCTAACTAAAATCATATTCCCAGCAGCAACTGGAGGACAACTAAATAAGGTGGGGCTTGGACACAGGCCAGGTATGTCAGTGAACAGCGCTGTGTAAAAATATGGGCCACCTTTCTCAAATGACACATACAGTAAatttgtacagtatgtgtgtgtgagtgtgtgtgtgtgtgtgtgtgagagtgagcgtgtgtttgtgtgtgaataagtatgcagtattttttttttgttgggggaccCAAGGGGCTAGGGGCTAAAAGATAGGGGCCAGTAAACCTGTACCAGTACAAAGAGGCATTGTGCTGCTTGTCAGATGATACTGTATCTCCTTTGAAGCAGGACACATAATGCCTATTTAGTTTGACCTGTCATCTCACTTAATTA
This genomic interval from Astyanax mexicanus isolate ESR-SI-001 chromosome 1, AstMex3_surface, whole genome shotgun sequence contains the following:
- the LOC103025634 gene encoding carbohydrate sulfotransferase 12-like → MNMPRFVQLFFCLGSFSLVFVVFWNLDVGINKFSFNSEHVITLQQCSNQHQDQFESTYGTYSLETTGPAALNKDLETKESEDAFVRSMRHASPKVLDLQYTQYARKKLIHNLCSRSASLGFLKRATLNDIPHDQLSNLIVDDRHGIIYCYIPKVACTEWKSIMIFLSESLKVNGVPYKNHSDIPRDQIHGNSVVYLNRSHRNVMNKKIKKYKKFLFVRHPFVRLISAYRDKFEKKNDYFYNYLAVPIMKRYRKISPPASAERAHAAGIRPTFSEFIHYIVDLPDYYSLAFQEHWRQMYYLCHPCQIEYDFVGKMETMNEDAQHLLHFLKVDHIIQFPQSPSNRTEESWINDWFTKIPFEWRRKLYEIYELDFKLFGYSLPENFLENASPAQSVISYT